A genomic window from Arvicola amphibius chromosome 5, mArvAmp1.2, whole genome shotgun sequence includes:
- the LOC119815245 gene encoding olfactory receptor 4K15-like, with the protein MEETNQSVVSEFIFQGLCTSRELQIFLLLPFSTLYLMIVVGNIFVVILIIIDHHLHSPMYYLLANLSFVDLCLSSVTTPKLITDLVKENKTISFGGCMSQIFCVHIFARGEMVLLVTMAYDCYVAICRPLHYISIMDRKKCIWLILISWIIGFVHAMSQLILIFELPFCGPRVIDSFFCDIPLVLKLVCMDTNTLEIMINVDSGVLAMTCFILLLISYTYILLTVRLHSKDGSSKGSSKALSTCTSHIIVVLLFFGPVIFIYLWPVSIIWVDKFLAVFYSVITPLLNPAIYTLRNRDIKNAIKKLTSPMYVLE; encoded by the coding sequence atggaagaaacaaaccAGTCCGTGGTGTCTGAGTTTATTTTTCAGGGACTTTGTACCTCAAGGGAACTGCAGATTTTTCTCCTGTTGCCATTTTCAACCCTCTACCTGATGATTGTGGTAGGCAACATCTTTGTGGTGATTTTAATCATCATTGATCACCATCTCCATTCTCCTATGTACTATTTGTTGGCCAATCTCTCATTTGTTGACTTATGCCTTTCTTCAGTTACTACCCCCAAACTGATCACAGACCtcgtaaaagaaaataaaaccatttccttTGGGGGCTGCATGAGCCAGATCTTCTGTGTACATATATTTGCAAGGGGTGAGATGGTGCTTCTTGTAACAATGGCCTATGActgctatgtggccatctgtagACCACTACACTATATCAGCATCATGGACAGAAAGAAATGCATTTGGCTCATTTTGATATCATGGATCATTGGATTCGTGCATGCCATGAGTCAACTGATTCTGATTTTTGAACTACCTTTTTGTGGACCTAGAGTGATAGACAGCTTTTTCTGTGATATTCCTTTGGTGTTGAAATTAGTCTGCATGGATACTAATACTCTAGAAATTATGATAAATGTTGACAGTGGTGTTTTAGCAATGACTTGTTTCATTCTTTTACTGATATCTTACACTTACATTCTATTAACTGTTCGGCTTCACTCTAAAGATGGTTCATCAAAAGGCTCATCAAAAGCACTCTCTACCTGTACCTCCCATATTATAGTAGTTTTGCTATTCTTTGGGCCTGTCATTTTCATCTATCTGTGGCCTGTCAGCATCATTTGGGTGGACAAGTTTCTTGCTGTATTTTACTCAGTCATCACACCTCTCCTGAATCCAGCCATCTATACACTGAGAAATAGAGACATTAAGAATGCCATAAAGAAGTTAACAAGTCCGATGTACGTTTTGGAATAA
- the LOC119815246 gene encoding olfactory receptor 4K3-like — MEETNQTLVPEFIFQGLCTSRDVQIFLLLPFSTLYLMTVVGNLFVVILIITDHHLHSPMYFLLANLSFVDFCLSSVTTPKLITDLIQENKTISFCGCMSQILCVHFFGGGEMVLLVTMAYDRYVAICRPLHYTSIMDRQKCIWLVLISWIIGFVHGVSQLILILELPFCGPRVIDSFFCDIPLVLKLACMNTDNLGIMINADSGVLATTCFLLLLISYIYILLTVRLHSKDGSSKALSTCTSHIIVVVLFFGPVIFIYLWPVSITWVDKFLAVFYSVITPLLNPAIYTLRNKDIKNAIKKLINHMSVLE, encoded by the coding sequence ATGGAAGAAACAAACCAGACTCTGGTGCCTGAATTTATTTTTCAGGGACTTTGTACCTCAAGGGACGTGCAGATCTTCCTCCTGCTGCCATTTTCCACCCTCTACCTGATGACTGTGGTAGGCAACCTCTTTGTGGTGATTTTAATCATCACTGATCATCATCTTCATTCTCCTATGTACTTCCTGTTAGCCAATCTCTCATTTGTTGACTTCTGCCTTTCCTCAGTTACTACCCCCAAACTGATCACAGATctcatacaagaaaataaaacaatttcctTTTGCGGCTGCATGAGCCAGATCCTCTGTGTGCATTTCTTTGGAGGGGGTGAGATGGTGCTTCTTGTAACAATGGCCTATGACCGTTATGTGGCCATCTGTAGGCCACTCCACTACACCAGCATCATGGACAGACAGAAGTGCATCTGGCTCGTTTTAATATCATGGATCATTGGATTTGTGCATGGCGTCAGTCAACTGATCTTGATTTTGGAGCTACCTTTCTGTGGACCTAGAGTGATAGACAGCTTTTTCTGTGATATTCCTTTGGTGTTGAAATTAGCCTGCATGAATACCGATAATCTGGGAATCATGATAAATGCTGACAGTGGTGTTTTAGCAACAActtgcttccttctcttgctgatatcatatatttacattctaTTAACTGTTAGGCTTCACTCTAAAGATGGTTCATCAAAGGCACTCTCTACCTGTACCTCCCATATTATAGTAGTTGTGCTATTCTTTGGTCCTGTTATTTTCATCTATCTGTGGCCTGTCAGTATCACTTGGGTGGACAAGTTTCTTGCTGTATTTTACTCAGTCATCACACCTCTCTTGAATCCAGCCATCTATacattaagaaataaagataTCAAGAATGCCATAAAAAAGCTGATTAATCACATGTCAGTTTTGGAATAA